TCTGGCGCTGATCGATGCTGTGCGTGCGATCGACCTGTTCAACCAGTCCGGCGTGCCGATTATCGGCCTTGTCGAAAATATGTCGGGTTATGAATGCCCGCATTGTGGAGAAGTCAGCGATCCCTTCGGACAGGGTGGCGCTCAGGCCGCAGCGGGAACGATGGATGTGCCGTTTCTGGGCCGCATTCCACTTGATATCGCAATCCGCACGGCGTCCGATGCGGGCGATCCCCCGGCGGCGGGGAACTCACCGCAGGGCGCGGCATTTACCGCTATAGCTGCCAAAGTCGCCGCGTGGATAAAGGAACACTGAAATGCCGTTGACCACCCCTGACGATATCCGCGCGCTGCTTCAGGAAACCCGCACGATCGCACTGGTCGGCGCATCGGACCGTCCCGACCGGGCGAGCTATGGCGTGATGAAGGCGCTGCTCGATCACGGCTATGACGTGACACCGGTCAATCCGGCACTTGCGGGCAAAGCCATTCACGGTCGGACGGTTGTTGCGGCATTGAGCGACGTTGGCGGCCCGATCGATCTGGTCGATATTTTCCGCAATTCCGAAGCCGCAGGTGAAACTGTCGATGCGGCGATCGATGTCGGCGCGAAGGCCGTTTGGATGCAGTTGGGCGTAATAAATGAAGCCGCAGCGAAGCGCGCCGAAGCTGCCAGGTTGAAGGTCGTTATGGATCGCTGCCCAAAGATCGAACTGGCGCGACTGGGGATTTCGCCGATTACAGCGAATTAACTTACCGAAAAGCGCGCGTACACGGTGACAGGCCCATCTGGGCTGCGGATCCTTGAATGAGCGCAATGCAGATGAACCGCAGATCGAAGTTGATGTTTACGCTTTCCGCGTTGTTGGCAATTGGCGGCCAGGCGCAATCGCAAATGCCGCTTTCTCACGTTGCGCAATCATTGCCGGCCTCAAATGGAACGCTGACGTTACTATCCTATAATGTGCATGGCCTCCCGTGGCCCTTTACCAGTGGCCGGCCCGCTGCCTTTGCTCAGATCGCCGAGCGCCTGCGCGATATGCGCCGGACGGGAACCCAGCCTGCTGTCGTCGCGCTGCAAGAGGCATTTTCGGATTCGGCGCGCCAGATCGGCGGGGCGGCGGGCTATCGCTACATCGTCAATGGCCCGACGTCCGTCGACCGTAGCCCAATCGCGATGACACCCGCCGACCGTAAATTCGCTTCCGGCGCGTCGTGGTTGAACGGTGAAACGCTGGGTCCGGTCGAAGGAAGCGGGCTGCAAATCCTGTCCGATTATCCAATATTGTCGGTCCGCAGCGCCGTGTTTCCGCGCTTTGCTTGTGCCGGTTATGACTGTTTAGCCAACAAAGGCGTCCTGTTAGTGACCGTTAAGATCCCGGGGCAGCCATTACCGGTCGAAATCGCGACCGCACATATGAATTCGCGGGGCGCTTCGGGTGTCGGTGACGACCGGACCGGCTACGCATATCAGCGTCAGGTCGATGCACTGGAGGCGTTCTTTCGCGCCAACAGTAACCCCGCTCTGCCGCTGATTTTTGCGGGCGATTTCAACGTCGGTCAGGCACTGTCGAGACAGATCGCATTGCGATCGCGAGCCGGCAATTGGTGGGCAGCACCCGATGCCACTCTGGCCCGCGGAACGCTGCGCGAGTGCATGGAGGGCGTTGCAAAAAAGGTGTCCGATCTGACCGACGCACAGACCGCCTTGCGACGCGCAAAAGACTGGCAGTTCCCGGTCAGCGCGCCGACAGTCGCGCTGGTCCCGGCCCATGTATTCGTACCGTTCGGGACTGAGCCTGATGGTACGATGCTGTCCGATCATGTCGGCTATTCGGTGCAATATCACTTCGTTCGGCGGACCTGATTTCGCGGCGACTATTGGAGTGACATAGCGCCACAGTTCGCCTACCGCGCGGTCAATGAACGCGTTGCGCTCCTGGATATTGGCACAGCGAAAGCTGGCATTCGTGCTGGTTGCCGTCGTCCTGTTTGCAAAGATGTTCGTGCCGACGGGGTATATGTTCACCCCGACCACAGGCGGCTTTGTCGTGCAGATGTGCAGCGGGCAGGGAGCCACCCCGATCCTCGTCCATATCGGCGAGCAAGCCCCCGTCGAAGACCATTCGGGGCCCGGTAAAATGGATGCGCCCTGTGCGTTTTCCGGTATCGGCATGATGGCGATGGCTGCAGTCGATCTGTCGCTGCTGATTGTTG
This genomic stretch from Sphingomonas paeninsulae harbors:
- a CDS encoding CoA-binding protein, whose translation is MPLTTPDDIRALLQETRTIALVGASDRPDRASYGVMKALLDHGYDVTPVNPALAGKAIHGRTVVAALSDVGGPIDLVDIFRNSEAAGETVDAAIDVGAKAVWMQLGVINEAAAKRAEAARLKVVMDRCPKIELARLGISPITAN
- a CDS encoding endonuclease/exonuclease/phosphatase family protein, which produces MSAMQMNRRSKLMFTLSALLAIGGQAQSQMPLSHVAQSLPASNGTLTLLSYNVHGLPWPFTSGRPAAFAQIAERLRDMRRTGTQPAVVALQEAFSDSARQIGGAAGYRYIVNGPTSVDRSPIAMTPADRKFASGASWLNGETLGPVEGSGLQILSDYPILSVRSAVFPRFACAGYDCLANKGVLLVTVKIPGQPLPVEIATAHMNSRGASGVGDDRTGYAYQRQVDALEAFFRANSNPALPLIFAGDFNVGQALSRQIALRSRAGNWWAAPDATLARGTLRECMEGVAKKVSDLTDAQTALRRAKDWQFPVSAPTVALVPAHVFVPFGTEPDGTMLSDHVGYSVQYHFVRRT